One segment of Pseudoalteromonas rubra DNA contains the following:
- a CDS encoding sensor histidine kinase yields the protein MSYLKRHPRWLLGLQLGLLCVLISLATGQYLHSGLSASWLLVLLLIVVCCGAIFTLFARQQRQSTAVIRALVNGDSSLRLSPSHPLHQEYDEIRHTMQAARFKAEQQAQFFQALLLHIELAVLVCDSEGKVIESNPAVARLLGKPVSSVTELDQIGALIQSCDTQLKTSAPWQRGEQQDTLSVQISVAQIQGQIRKVITLTSIHTALNSKEQQAYKRLTRVLTHEVANSITPLSSIAQSCRGLLPDALCFDDEDDKDDLILALNTLAARTEHLGAFITRFRAISSLPRPSLSPTSLAPLLERLVALHKNQLSAAGIQCELSVLTKLLVMLDPGQIEQVLINLFTNAVQAIEQVQQGGTQQIDNPVIQLTLAQNEAQQVYVEICDNGPGVEAHVVEMMFVPFFTTKQQGSGIGLSLSRQIMVSHGGDLIYLQKPQGACFRCVFG from the coding sequence ATGTCCTATCTGAAACGTCACCCCCGCTGGTTACTGGGGTTACAGCTGGGCCTTTTGTGTGTGCTGATAAGCTTGGCAACCGGACAATATCTGCACAGTGGGCTCAGTGCCAGCTGGTTGCTTGTATTGTTGCTGATCGTGGTGTGCTGTGGTGCGATATTTACCTTGTTTGCCCGGCAGCAAAGACAAAGCACGGCGGTGATCCGGGCGCTGGTGAATGGCGACAGTTCTTTGCGACTCAGTCCCAGTCATCCGCTGCACCAGGAGTATGACGAGATCCGCCATACTATGCAGGCAGCGCGGTTCAAAGCTGAGCAACAGGCTCAGTTTTTTCAGGCTTTGTTGCTGCACATTGAGCTGGCAGTGCTGGTGTGTGACAGTGAAGGCAAGGTGATTGAGTCCAACCCGGCGGTGGCACGTCTGCTGGGTAAGCCGGTCAGCAGCGTGACTGAGCTGGACCAGATTGGCGCGTTAATTCAAAGTTGTGATACCCAGTTAAAAACCAGTGCCCCCTGGCAGCGTGGTGAGCAGCAGGATACTTTGTCAGTACAGATCAGCGTCGCACAAATTCAGGGTCAGATCCGCAAGGTGATCACCCTGACCTCTATTCATACTGCCCTGAACAGCAAAGAGCAACAGGCCTATAAGCGCCTGACCCGGGTATTGACCCATGAAGTAGCGAACTCCATCACCCCTTTGTCCTCGATTGCTCAGTCTTGCCGGGGACTGTTGCCCGATGCACTGTGTTTTGATGATGAAGACGACAAAGACGATTTGATCCTGGCATTGAATACATTGGCTGCGCGCACTGAGCATCTGGGAGCGTTTATTACCCGCTTCAGGGCGATCAGCAGTTTACCACGCCCGAGTCTGAGTCCCACCTCCCTGGCGCCTTTGCTGGAGCGGTTAGTAGCCTTGCACAAAAACCAACTCAGTGCGGCAGGGATCCAGTGTGAGCTGAGCGTGTTAACCAAGCTGCTGGTGATGCTGGATCCCGGACAGATCGAACAGGTGTTGATAAACCTGTTCACCAATGCGGTTCAGGCCATTGAGCAGGTGCAGCAAGGCGGCACTCAGCAAATCGACAACCCAGTAATTCAGCTGACGCTGGCACAAAATGAGGCACAGCAGGTGTATGTGGAGATCTGCGATAATGGGCCGGGCGTTGAAGCGCATGTCGTTGAGATGATGTTTGTGCCTTTCTTCACGACTAAACAGCAGGGATCGGGCATTGGCCTGAGTCTGTCTCGGCAGATCATGGTCAGCCATGGCGGCGACCTGATCTATTTGCAAAAACCACAGGGGGCCTGCTTTCGCTGTGTATTTGGCTAA
- a CDS encoding TonB-dependent receptor, with protein MRTTYPQKVYHWLLLLCIWLFTASIRAAEETELFEMSLDELLNVTLSGSAVRDLNLQTTPISANPFNLNALELPFSIDVIERKTMRARGLTSVTSAVENLVGVISGESPAEPSSFAMRGFIRDSVSVVRDGIKLGPASMTMRPHNTFNLQQIEVIKGPAALQFGQGTASGVINMITRKPQLDAPVSTEVFVSQSRFDTREWGVGLHLPVSSNSAARLDVNKAQSDGWVDNTPSHSLNATSSILWQASPKLSWLLSFDYLEDDLPAYWGTPLVPAHAALDPIAGIVTTANDQVLDNRTRYLNYNVADSRSDSEHLWSRLRTDWQPSDTLSLSNTLFHFKADRAWQNAESYVFNPATELIERDRFFVFHDHTFYGNQFAGVYRYQLGTMAHQLAFGAEFKVTDFSRERGFPDGDSVSLLTPMAGQFGVLDKHSSPTDIRQWALYLNNTLSVTEHWRLFGGLRRDHIRLVRDNYDVSGNFLADESFARTFTPLAYQLGSTYQFSDALSVYAHWSTGHDPVGSNIYLVNANENFDFTDIRQYEVGIKTLLNAWQSELTLAWYDITRRNILLLTSHDTVGNSGTHVAYGLELAITSQPAKHVRLGGNIAYTNASYQSFVDPDFGVNASGHTPPNVPEIVANAWFSWDKIGGWPLEIGAGIRHVSDRYGNFQNSVTFTRYETVTLFAAYQFEHARLNLNVRNLLNEVYVPWADIFYPTQAAIAAPRTIELSLHINF; from the coding sequence ATGCGAACAACCTATCCACAGAAGGTTTACCACTGGCTTTTATTACTGTGCATATGGCTGTTCACTGCCAGCATACGGGCTGCTGAAGAGACTGAGTTATTTGAAATGAGCCTGGATGAGCTGCTCAACGTGACGCTCAGTGGCTCTGCGGTACGCGATCTGAACCTGCAAACTACCCCCATCAGCGCTAATCCATTTAACCTGAATGCACTTGAGCTGCCGTTCAGCATAGATGTGATTGAGCGCAAAACCATGCGCGCACGCGGTCTGACTTCAGTCACCAGTGCAGTCGAAAATTTGGTGGGCGTTATCTCGGGCGAGTCACCCGCGGAGCCTTCCAGCTTCGCTATGCGAGGCTTTATTCGCGATTCCGTCTCTGTGGTACGGGATGGGATTAAACTGGGCCCGGCGTCCATGACGATGCGGCCACACAACACCTTTAACCTGCAACAAATAGAAGTTATCAAAGGGCCCGCCGCACTGCAATTTGGCCAAGGCACCGCGTCAGGAGTGATCAACATGATCACCCGTAAACCTCAGCTTGATGCCCCTGTTAGTACAGAAGTTTTTGTCTCTCAATCTAGGTTTGATACGCGAGAATGGGGCGTCGGCCTTCATCTGCCGGTCAGCTCAAACAGCGCCGCCCGGCTGGATGTGAATAAAGCACAGTCAGACGGCTGGGTCGACAACACCCCGTCGCATTCTCTGAATGCAACTTCATCCATACTGTGGCAGGCCAGCCCAAAGCTAAGCTGGCTGCTGAGTTTTGATTACCTCGAAGATGATCTCCCCGCATACTGGGGCACGCCTTTGGTACCAGCGCATGCTGCCTTAGACCCTATTGCGGGCATAGTCACCACCGCCAATGACCAGGTGCTGGATAACCGGACCCGCTACCTCAACTATAATGTCGCAGATAGCCGCTCGGATTCAGAACACCTATGGTCTCGCCTGCGCACAGACTGGCAGCCCAGTGATACACTGTCACTGAGCAATACGCTGTTTCACTTTAAGGCCGATCGCGCCTGGCAAAATGCAGAAAGCTATGTCTTCAACCCGGCCACCGAATTGATTGAGCGGGACCGTTTTTTTGTGTTTCACGATCACACCTTTTATGGCAATCAATTCGCAGGCGTATACCGCTACCAGCTTGGTACTATGGCACATCAGCTGGCCTTTGGTGCAGAGTTTAAAGTCACCGACTTTAGCCGCGAAAGAGGATTTCCCGACGGAGACAGCGTGTCGTTACTCACGCCAATGGCCGGTCAGTTCGGCGTTTTGGACAAACACAGCAGTCCGACCGATATCCGGCAATGGGCCCTGTACCTTAACAATACCTTGTCAGTCACTGAGCACTGGCGTCTGTTTGGCGGGCTGCGTCGCGACCACATTCGGCTGGTCCGGGACAACTACGATGTCTCAGGCAACTTTCTTGCCGATGAGAGCTTTGCACGCACCTTCACCCCACTTGCCTATCAGTTAGGCTCAACCTATCAGTTTAGCGACGCACTCAGTGTATACGCCCACTGGAGCACCGGACATGATCCGGTGGGATCTAATATTTATCTGGTCAATGCCAACGAAAACTTTGATTTCACAGATATTCGCCAATACGAAGTCGGCATCAAAACCTTACTCAATGCCTGGCAGAGCGAGCTCACTCTGGCCTGGTACGATATTACGCGGCGTAATATTCTGCTGCTGACATCACATGATACGGTCGGTAATTCGGGCACCCATGTTGCATACGGGCTGGAGCTGGCGATCACCAGTCAGCCAGCCAAACATGTGCGCCTGGGTGGCAATATCGCCTACACCAACGCCAGCTACCAGTCCTTTGTCGACCCGGACTTTGGTGTCAATGCCAGCGGTCATACCCCGCCCAATGTGCCTGAGATTGTGGCCAATGCCTGGTTCAGCTGGGATAAAATTGGCGGGTGGCCACTGGAAATAGGCGCCGGTATACGCCATGTCAGCGATCGCTATGGTAACTTCCAAAATTCAGTTACCTTTACTCGCTATGAGACAGTCACCCTATTTGCAGCCTACCAATTTGAACATGCCCGGTTGAATCTCAATGTGCGCAACCTGCTTAATGAAGTGTATGTCCCCTGGGCAGACATTTTTTACCCGACGCAGGCGGCCATTGCCGCTCCGAGAACCATTGAACTCAGCCTGCATATTAATTTCTAA